From a region of the Streptomyces caniferus genome:
- a CDS encoding TetR/AcrR family transcriptional regulator has protein sequence MARPRKPLLSRERIVSTALALIDSEGLPALSTRRLAAELGVSGPSLYNHFTTKDEILDAVADTVIAEVDVSGFGTGADWRAGLLDWARSYRAALAAHPQIVPFLAQGPGRRPAGLKMADAAFGGMVGAGWPPAQATRVCAMVRYFVAGSALGSFARGFVDDPSAYDPADYPHLGRAHLLAEHQRQVDEGAFETGLRALVDGLALQHPELLPPKGG, from the coding sequence ATGGCCCGACCCCGCAAGCCCCTGCTGAGCCGCGAGCGCATCGTCTCCACGGCGCTGGCGCTCATCGACTCCGAAGGGCTGCCGGCGCTCTCCACCCGGCGTCTGGCGGCGGAGCTGGGCGTGAGCGGGCCGTCCCTCTACAACCACTTCACGACCAAGGACGAGATCCTCGACGCGGTGGCCGACACGGTGATCGCCGAGGTCGACGTCTCGGGCTTCGGGACGGGCGCGGACTGGCGCGCCGGACTCCTCGACTGGGCCCGCTCCTACCGCGCGGCGCTCGCCGCGCACCCGCAGATCGTGCCGTTCCTCGCCCAGGGCCCCGGCCGCCGCCCCGCCGGGCTGAAAATGGCCGACGCGGCGTTCGGCGGGATGGTCGGGGCGGGCTGGCCGCCCGCCCAGGCCACCAGGGTCTGTGCGATGGTCCGTTACTTCGTGGCCGGGTCCGCGCTGGGCTCGTTCGCCCGCGGCTTCGTGGACGACCCGAGCGCCTACGACCCCGCCGACTACCCGCACCTGGGCCGGGCCCACCTTCTGGCGGAGCATCAGCGCCAGGTGGACGAGGGGGCGTTCGAGACCGGGCTGCGGGCGCTGGTGGACGGTCTGGCGCTGCAGCACCCGGAACTCCTGCCGCCTAAGGGCGGCTGA
- a CDS encoding MFS transporter — protein sequence MDTAPSAPHGSTGTPPSSRSRRRVATAAALASAVEWYDYFVFGIAAALVLGPAFFPSDSRAAGVLASFATFAVGFLARPVGGVIAGHLGDRRGRKPMLVLALTVMGLATTAIGLLPSYDSIGLAAPVLLVVLRLVQGLAVGAQWGGAMLMATEYAPEGKRGLYGSLVQLGVPLGVMTANTVFLLAGAVTDERSFGTWGWRVPFLVGVLVLLLARYIHTHVEETPAFRAAEEKPAAAERAEEARRSPLRTILRHHLRTVLLAGGSFAVNTATFYILITGVLDYATRELEMRRTSVLTVSLLVSLTQLALIPAAAALSDRIGRLRVYAAGAVGLLLWAVPMFLLIDTASLLWLAVGTFVGSCFLSIMYGPQAALFAELFSAEMRYTGASLGYQISAILGGGLAPFLMVLLLEASGTSMAVAGYIMVLSVIALVSIWLLTRRAAATGEPDGRPKASPTQG from the coding sequence ATGGACACGGCCCCCTCCGCGCCTCACGGCTCCACCGGCACCCCGCCCTCCTCCCGCAGCCGCCGCAGGGTCGCCACCGCCGCGGCCCTCGCCTCCGCCGTCGAGTGGTACGACTACTTCGTCTTCGGAATCGCCGCCGCGCTCGTCCTCGGCCCCGCCTTCTTCCCCTCGGACAGCCGGGCCGCCGGCGTCCTCGCCTCGTTCGCGACCTTCGCGGTGGGCTTTCTGGCCCGTCCCGTCGGCGGTGTGATCGCCGGTCACCTCGGCGACCGGCGCGGCCGCAAGCCCATGCTGGTGCTCGCGCTGACCGTGATGGGGCTGGCCACCACCGCCATCGGGCTGCTGCCCTCCTACGACTCCATCGGGCTGGCCGCGCCGGTCCTGCTGGTCGTCCTGCGGCTGGTCCAGGGCCTCGCGGTCGGTGCCCAGTGGGGCGGCGCGATGCTGATGGCCACCGAATACGCCCCCGAGGGCAAGCGCGGTCTCTACGGCTCGCTGGTGCAACTCGGCGTGCCGCTCGGCGTGATGACCGCCAACACCGTCTTCCTGCTGGCCGGTGCGGTCACCGACGAGCGGTCCTTCGGCACCTGGGGCTGGCGGGTCCCCTTCCTCGTCGGCGTACTGGTGCTGCTCCTCGCCCGCTACATCCACACCCATGTCGAGGAGACCCCCGCCTTCCGGGCCGCGGAGGAGAAGCCGGCGGCGGCGGAACGGGCCGAGGAGGCGCGCCGTTCACCGCTGCGCACCATCCTGCGGCACCACCTCCGCACGGTCCTGCTGGCCGGCGGCTCGTTCGCGGTGAACACCGCCACCTTCTACATCCTGATCACCGGCGTCCTGGACTACGCCACCCGCGAGCTGGAGATGCGGCGTACCTCCGTGCTGACCGTCTCCCTGCTGGTCAGCCTCACCCAACTCGCCCTGATCCCGGCCGCCGCCGCGCTGTCCGACCGGATCGGCCGGCTGCGGGTGTACGCCGCGGGCGCCGTCGGGCTGCTGCTCTGGGCGGTGCCGATGTTCCTGCTCATCGATACCGCGTCGCTGCTGTGGCTGGCCGTCGGCACCTTCGTCGGCAGCTGCTTCCTCAGCATCATGTACGGCCCGCAGGCCGCGCTGTTCGCCGAGCTGTTCAGCGCCGAGATGCGCTACACCGGCGCCTCGCTCGGCTACCAGATCAGCGCCATCCTGGGCGGCGGCCTCGCGCCGTTCCTGATGGTGCTGCTGCTGGAGGCGAGCGGCACCTCGATGGCGGTGGCCGGGTACATCATGGTGCTGTCCGTCATCGCCCTGGTGTCCATCTGGCTGCTCACGCGCCGTGCGGCGGCGACGGGCGAGCCGGACGGACGGCCGAAGGCGTCGCCCACGCAGGGCTGA
- the soxR gene encoding redox-sensitive transcriptional activator SoxR translates to MPQLPYKVHELTVGQLSARSGAAVSALHFYESKGLISSTRTAGNQRRYTRDALRRVAFVRAAQRVGIPLAVIRDALAELPDERTPNRADWARLSEVWRSELDERISQLVELRDRLTDCIGCGCLSLEKCALSNPYDNLGEQGPGARRLRVDHGAKDPEGAQQRAGGDQRHTAVPHGGRDPQECCTDEP, encoded by the coding sequence GTGCCCCAGCTTCCGTACAAGGTTCATGAGCTCACCGTCGGCCAGCTCTCCGCGCGCAGCGGCGCCGCGGTCTCCGCGCTGCACTTCTACGAGTCCAAGGGGCTCATCAGCAGCACCCGGACGGCGGGCAACCAGCGGCGCTACACCCGTGACGCGCTGCGCCGGGTCGCGTTCGTACGGGCGGCGCAGCGGGTGGGGATCCCGCTCGCGGTGATCCGCGACGCACTGGCGGAGCTGCCCGACGAACGCACGCCCAACCGCGCCGACTGGGCCCGGCTCTCCGAGGTCTGGCGCTCCGAGCTGGACGAGCGGATCAGTCAACTCGTCGAGCTGCGCGACCGGTTGACGGACTGCATCGGCTGCGGCTGCCTCTCGCTGGAGAAGTGCGCGCTGTCCAACCCGTACGACAACCTCGGCGAGCAGGGGCCGGGCGCCCGGCGGCTGCGGGTCGACCACGGTGCCAAGGACCCGGAGGGGGCACAGCAGCGGGCCGGCGGCGACCAGCGGCACACGGCGGTGCCGCACGGCGGGCGGGACCCGCAGGAGTGCTGCACGGACGAGCCCTGA
- a CDS encoding MaoC family dehydratase, translating into MAQPRVFGSLDELRDAVGEELGTSDWLEIDQKRIDLFAEATGDHQWIHVDQEKAAAGPFGTTIAHGYLTLSLLPAFVPQLMRVDNVKMGINYGTNKVRFPATVPVGSRLRATARIAEVTEVPGGVQLATVVTIEREGGDKPVCVAESVSRFYL; encoded by the coding sequence ATGGCACAGCCCCGAGTGTTCGGATCGCTCGACGAACTGCGGGACGCAGTCGGTGAGGAGCTGGGCACCAGCGACTGGCTGGAGATCGACCAGAAGCGGATCGACCTGTTCGCGGAGGCCACCGGCGATCACCAGTGGATCCATGTGGACCAGGAGAAGGCCGCGGCCGGCCCCTTCGGCACCACCATCGCGCACGGCTATCTGACGCTCTCGCTGCTGCCCGCTTTCGTACCGCAGCTCATGCGGGTCGACAACGTGAAGATGGGCATCAACTACGGCACCAACAAGGTCCGTTTCCCCGCCACCGTCCCGGTCGGCTCACGACTGCGCGCCACCGCCAGGATCGCGGAGGTGACGGAGGTGCCCGGCGGCGTCCAGCTCGCCACGGTCGTGACCATCGAGCGCGAGGGCGGCGACAAGCCCGTCTGTGTCGCGGAGTCGGTCAGCCGCTTCTACCTGTAG
- a CDS encoding acyl-CoA dehydrogenase family protein: MNLELSAEQTAVRQLAKDFADREIAPHATAWDRAEAVDRGIVKKLGDLGFLGLTVPEEYGGSGGDHLSYVLVTEELGRADSAVRGIVSVSLGLVAKTLASWGDEEQKRTWLPRLTSGEAVGCFGLTEPGTGSDAASLATRAVRDGDEYVIDGAKMFITNGTWADVVLLFARTGEAPGHQGISAFLVPADSPGLERREIHGKLGLRGQATAELALNGVRVPAAAMLGPAGKGFSVAMSALAKGRMSVAAGCVGIARAALDAAVGYAGEREQFGKPLARHQLVQELISDIAVDVDAARLLTWRVADLIERGEPFATAASKAKLFASEAAVRAANNALQVFGGYGYIDEYPVGKLLRDARVMTLYEGTSQIQKLVIGRALTGVSAF; this comes from the coding sequence ATGAATCTGGAGCTCAGCGCGGAGCAGACCGCGGTGCGGCAGCTCGCCAAGGACTTCGCCGACCGCGAGATCGCCCCGCACGCCACCGCCTGGGACCGTGCGGAAGCGGTCGACCGCGGCATCGTGAAGAAGCTCGGCGACCTCGGCTTCCTCGGGCTCACCGTCCCCGAGGAGTACGGCGGCTCCGGCGGCGACCACCTCTCCTACGTCCTGGTCACCGAGGAGCTGGGCCGCGCCGACTCCGCGGTGCGCGGCATCGTCTCGGTGTCCCTGGGACTGGTGGCCAAGACCCTCGCCTCCTGGGGCGACGAGGAACAGAAGCGGACCTGGCTGCCCCGGCTCACCTCCGGCGAGGCGGTCGGCTGCTTCGGTCTCACCGAACCGGGCACCGGATCCGACGCGGCAAGCCTCGCCACCCGGGCGGTCCGGGACGGGGACGAGTACGTCATCGACGGCGCCAAGATGTTCATCACCAACGGCACCTGGGCCGATGTCGTGCTGCTCTTCGCCCGCACCGGGGAGGCCCCGGGACACCAGGGCATCAGCGCCTTCCTCGTCCCGGCGGACAGTCCCGGCCTGGAGCGCCGCGAGATCCACGGCAAGCTGGGACTGCGCGGCCAGGCGACCGCGGAGCTGGCCCTGAACGGCGTACGGGTCCCGGCCGCGGCCATGCTGGGGCCCGCGGGCAAGGGGTTCTCGGTCGCGATGTCCGCGCTGGCCAAGGGCCGGATGTCGGTGGCGGCGGGCTGTGTGGGCATCGCCCGGGCCGCCCTGGACGCCGCGGTCGGCTACGCGGGCGAGCGCGAGCAGTTCGGCAAGCCGCTCGCCCGGCACCAGCTGGTGCAGGAGCTGATCAGCGATATCGCCGTGGACGTGGACGCCGCGCGCCTGCTGACCTGGCGGGTGGCCGATCTGATCGAGCGCGGCGAGCCGTTCGCCACCGCCGCGTCGAAGGCCAAGCTGTTCGCCTCCGAGGCCGCGGTGCGTGCCGCCAACAACGCCCTCCAGGTCTTCGGCGGCTACGGCTACATCGACGAGTACCCGGTCGGCAAACTGCTGCGGGACGCCCGGGTGATGACGCTGTACGAGGGCACCAGCCAGATACAGAAGCTGGTCATCGGCCGCGCGCTGACCGGGGTCTCCGCCTTCTGA
- a CDS encoding Zn-dependent alcohol dehydrogenase, which translates to MVRAAVLSAVNAPLRVAEIDLPEPGPGQVRIRLAAAGVCHSDLSLSNGTLRQPAPAVLGHEGAGTVTAVGPDVTTVAPGDQVVLNWAPSCGDCHFCGLAEPWLCAHAGRAADAPYATLAADATDLYPGLGTAAFAEETVVPARAALPLPDGVPLADAALLGCAVLTGWGAVHHSARVRAGESVAVFGVGGVGLATLQAARIAGAGPIVAVDVSPEKEELARAAGATEFVVAGDDTAKRIRKLTSGVGADVAVECVGRADTIRTAWSATRRGGRTTVVGIGGQDQQVAFSALELFYFGRTLSGCVYGNSDPARDLPVIAGHVRSGALDLSALVTERIGLDGIPAAFDAMLAGKGGRALVVF; encoded by the coding sequence GTGGTCCGCGCCGCCGTACTGTCCGCCGTGAACGCCCCGTTGCGGGTCGCCGAGATCGACCTGCCCGAGCCCGGCCCCGGCCAGGTCCGCATCCGGCTCGCCGCCGCCGGTGTCTGCCACTCCGATCTGTCCCTGTCCAACGGCACCCTGCGCCAGCCGGCCCCGGCCGTCCTCGGGCACGAGGGCGCGGGCACCGTCACCGCGGTGGGTCCCGATGTGACCACGGTGGCCCCCGGTGACCAGGTCGTCCTCAACTGGGCGCCCTCCTGCGGCGACTGCCACTTCTGCGGGCTGGCCGAGCCCTGGCTGTGCGCCCACGCGGGCCGCGCCGCGGACGCCCCGTACGCCACGCTCGCCGCCGACGCCACCGACCTCTACCCGGGCCTGGGCACCGCCGCGTTCGCCGAGGAGACCGTGGTGCCCGCGCGGGCCGCGCTGCCGCTGCCGGACGGGGTGCCGCTCGCCGACGCGGCGCTGCTCGGCTGCGCGGTGCTCACCGGCTGGGGCGCCGTGCACCACAGTGCCCGGGTGCGTGCCGGGGAGTCGGTGGCGGTCTTCGGCGTCGGCGGGGTGGGCCTGGCCACGCTGCAGGCGGCGCGGATCGCCGGCGCCGGGCCGATCGTGGCGGTGGACGTCTCGCCGGAGAAGGAGGAGCTGGCCCGCGCGGCGGGCGCCACGGAGTTCGTGGTGGCGGGCGACGACACCGCCAAGCGGATCCGCAAGCTCACCTCGGGAGTGGGCGCCGACGTCGCCGTGGAGTGCGTGGGCCGCGCCGACACCATCCGTACGGCCTGGTCGGCGACCCGGCGCGGCGGCCGTACGACGGTCGTCGGCATCGGCGGGCAGGACCAGCAGGTCGCCTTCTCCGCCCTGGAGCTCTTCTACTTCGGCCGGACGCTCTCCGGCTGTGTCTACGGCAACAGCGACCCCGCCCGCGACCTCCCGGTCATCGCCGGACATGTCCGCTCCGGCGCGCTCGACCTGTCCGCACTGGTCACCGAGCGGATCGGCCTGGACGGCATCCCGGCCGCCTTCGACGCGATGCTGGCGGGCAAGGGCGGGCGGGCGCTGGTCGTGTTCTAG
- a CDS encoding TetR/AcrR family transcriptional regulator: MGAAAERAEEENQEWAGVTPDAARRLVSAAVEAFAERGYHATTTRDIAGRAGMSPAALYIHYKTKEELLYRISGIGHEKALRIMGAAAEAEGSATERLRDAVRTFARWHAEHHTTARVIQYELQALGPEHYTEITGLRRRTDRLLRQIIQDGADSGEFQADDVPGTTLAVLSLCVDVARWFTAEGPRTPDEVGTLYADLVLRMVGAPVDRTASREEQAQRPPG, from the coding sequence ATGGGTGCGGCGGCGGAGCGGGCCGAAGAGGAGAACCAGGAGTGGGCCGGGGTGACCCCGGATGCCGCACGGCGCCTGGTCAGCGCGGCCGTCGAGGCGTTCGCCGAGCGCGGTTACCACGCCACGACCACCCGGGACATCGCGGGCCGGGCCGGGATGAGCCCGGCGGCCCTCTACATCCACTACAAGACCAAGGAAGAGCTGCTCTACCGCATCAGCGGCATCGGTCACGAAAAGGCGCTGCGCATCATGGGTGCCGCCGCCGAGGCCGAGGGCAGCGCCACCGAGCGCCTTCGCGACGCCGTCCGCACCTTCGCCCGCTGGCACGCCGAGCACCACACCACCGCCCGGGTCATCCAGTACGAGCTCCAGGCGCTGGGCCCCGAGCACTACACCGAGATCACCGGTCTGCGCCGCCGGACGGACCGGTTGCTGCGGCAGATCATCCAGGACGGCGCGGACAGCGGGGAGTTCCAGGCCGACGATGTGCCGGGCACCACCCTCGCGGTGCTGTCGCTGTGCGTGGACGTCGCCCGCTGGTTCACGGCGGAGGGCCCGCGGACGCCCGACGAGGTCGGCACCCTCTATGCCGACCTCGTGCTGCGCATGGTGGGCGCGCCGGTGGACCGGACCGCCTCCCGCGAGGAGCAGGCGCAGCGGCCTCCCGGCTGA